In one window of Xiphophorus hellerii strain 12219 chromosome 23, Xiphophorus_hellerii-4.1, whole genome shotgun sequence DNA:
- the tspan6 gene encoding tetraspanin-6, giving the protein MSPPSRRLQTKPVITCLKTFLISYSLIFWFTGVILLAVGVWGKVSLEAYFSLISEDSTNAPYVLIGTGAIIVVFGLFGCFATCRGSPWMLKLYAMFLTLVFLAELIAGVSGFIFRHEIKDKISKAYEGAVQTYDGKDNKSKAVDALQKKLHCCGMTNSSDWGKTEYSQIHGIPMSCCKSSDNCTEENLRDPGKASTLVFTQGCFSLVTSVLESNLGIIAGVSFGIAFFQVIGIFLACCLSRYITNNQYEMV; this is encoded by the exons ATGTCTCCTCCATCTCGGCGGCTTCAGACGAAGCCAGTGATTACCTGCCTGAAGACTTTCCTCATTTCTTACAGCCTCATTTTCTGG TTCACAGGTGTGATCCTGCTGGCTGTCGGGGTCTGGGGGAAGGTCAGCCTGGAGGCCTACTTCTCCCTCATCTCTGAGGACAGCACCAACGCGCCGTACGTCCTGATCGGGACCGGAGCCATCATTGTTGTTTTCGGGCTGTTTGGCTGCTTCGCCACATGCCGAGGAAGCCCATGGATGCTGAAACTG TACGCCATGTTTCTGACCCTGGTCTTCCTGGCCGAGCTGATAGCAGGAGTTTCAGGTTTCATCTTCCGGCACGAG ATCAAGGATAAAATCAGCAAGGCTTACGAGGGCGCAGTTCAAACGTACGACGGCAAAGACAACAAGAGCAAAGCAGTCGACGCCCTCCAGAAAAAG cTGCATTGCTGCGGCATGACGAATTCCTCTGACTGGGGAAAAACGGAATACTCCCAAATTCACGGGATTCCTATGAGCTGCTGTAAAAGCAGCGACAACTGCACTGAAGAGAACCTGAGAGACCCGGGAAAAGCTAGCACACTCGTGTTCACTCAG ggCTGCTTTTCACTGGTGACCAGCGTGTTGGAATCCAACCTAGGAATTATTGCCGGAGTCTCCTTCGGGATTGCTTTCTTCCAg gtCATTGGGATTTTCCTGGCCTGCTGCTTGTCTCGCTACATAACCAACAACCAGTACGAGATGGTCTAG
- the mid1ip1l gene encoding mid1-interacting protein 1-like yields MMMQISNDPASNKHSLLNVMHRFMAAANNMDETIMVPSLLRDVPLEEQANNNNNNDDDDMAESQVASNKQRDMYEHYLLLKSIKNDMEWGLLKREMSSGASFLEIAVKQEEEEQPSVKGDLAVQDNADLEHQFHYHLRGLFGVLSKLTLQADHLTNRYKREIGGGNFMR; encoded by the coding sequence ATGATGATGCAGATCAGCAACGACCCGGCCAGCAACAAGCACTCTCTCCTCAACGTCATGCACCGCTTCATGGCAGCTGCCAACAACATGGACGAGACCATCATGGTGCCCAGTCTGCTCAGAGACGTTCCCCTGGAGGAGCAGgccaacaataataataacaacgaCGACGACGACATGGCAGAGTCCCAGGTGGCCAGCAACAAGCAGAGGGACATGTACGAACACTACCTGCTCCTCAAGTCCATCAAGAACGACATGGAGTGGGGTTTGCTGAAGAGGGAGATGAGCAGCGGCGCCAGCTTCCTGGAGATCGCCgtgaagcaggaggaagaggagcagccaTCGGTGAAGGGGGATCTGGCTGTGCAGGACAACGCTGACCTGGAGCATCAGTTTCATTATCACCTCAGAGGACTGTTTGGCGTGCTGTCCAAGCTCACGCTGCAGGCCGACCACCTCACCAACAGATACAAGAGAGAAATCGGAGGAGGGAACTTCATGAGATAG